Proteins found in one Panicum hallii strain FIL2 chromosome 4, PHallii_v3.1, whole genome shotgun sequence genomic segment:
- the LOC112890525 gene encoding fatty acid desaturase DES2-like: MQQPAARANGGRTAARAAGGEVTAAAPKRSLADKPPFTLADIKRAVPPHCFRRSVARSCSYLLRDLAAVAALLYLALQAIPAGGPLRLAAWPLYWAAQGCALNSLWVVAHECGHHAFSEHALLDDALGFALHTVLLVPYFSWKHSHRRHHANSASLDRDEVFVPWRRSELPWYARRLHGSAPVRLAALALVLAFGFPLYLTCNITGRPYPRLANHYDPYSPIFSTGRERAQVVVSDAGVVAFSLALYRLARAAGFWTVARVYGVPMLVVNGWLVLITFLHHTDPEVPRYDDGEWDWLRGALATVDRDYGAFLNSAFHNIADTHVVHHLFPSMPHYHAKEATRAIRPVLGEYYRFDSTPIVRAAWRAAKECLYVEPDRRGGGVYWFGSKFNVEPEGRHDG, translated from the coding sequence ATGCAGCAACCAGCAGCGCGTGCCAATGGCGGCCGGACTGCTGCcagggcggccggcggcgaggtgacCGCCGCCGCGCCCAAACGTTCCCTCGCGGACAAGCCGCCGTTCACGCTCGCCGACATCAAGAGGGCCGTCCCGCCGCACTGCTTTCGGCGCTCCGTGGCCAGGTCCTGCTCCTACCTCCtccgcgacctcgccgccgtcgccgcgctcCTGTACCTGGCGCTGCAGGCGATCCCCGCCGGCGGCCCGCTCCGGCTCGCCGCGTGGCCGCTCTACTGGGCGGCGCAGGGCTGCGCGCTCAACAGCCTGTGGGTGGTCGCGCACGAGTGCGGGCACCACGCCTTCTCGGAGCACGCGCTACTGGACGACGCCCTCGGCTTCGCCCTCCACACGGTGCTCCTCGTGCCCTACTTCTCCTGGAAGCACAGCCACCGGCGCCACCACGCCAACTCGGCCTCCCTCGACCGCGACGAGGTGTTCGTGCCGTGGCGCCGGTCCGAGCTGCCGTGGTACGCGCGCCGCCTCCACGGCAGCGCCCCCGTCCGCCTCGCCGCGCTCGCCCTGGTCCTCGCCTTCGGGTTCCCGCTCTACCTGACCTGCAACATCACCGGCAGGCCCTACCCGCGCCTCGCCAACCACTACGACCCCTACTCGCCCATCTTCTCCACCGGCCGGGAGCGCGCCCAGGTCGTCGTCTCCGACGCCGGCGTCGTGGCCTTCTCGCTCGCCCTGTACCGCCTCGCCAGGGCCGCCGGGTTCTGGACGGTGGCGCGCGTCTACGGCGTGCCCATGCTCGTCGTCAACGGGTGGCTGGTGCTCATCACGTTCCTGCACCACACGGACCCGGAGGTGCCGCGCTACGACGACGGCGAGTGGGACTGGCTCCGCGGCGCGCTGGCGACGGTCGACCGCGACTACGGCGCCTTCCTCAACAGCGCGTTCCACAACATCGCCGACACGCACGTCGTGCACCACCTCTTCCCGTCCATGCCGCACTACCACGCCAAGGAGGCCACCAGGGCGATCCGGCCGGTCCTCGGCGAGTACTACCGCTTCGACTCCACCCCCATCGtgcgggcggcgtggcgcgcggccaaGGAATGCTTGTACGTCGAGCCcgaccgccgcggcggcggcgtgtacTGGTTCGGCAGCAAGTTCAATGTCGAGCCTGAAGGCCGCCACGACGGATGA